GCTTCAGCAGTGAGGAGCGGGCGTACGCGCCGGGTGTCGGGTTGCTCATGCCCCCAGTCTGCCCCTCGTCCGCGAGGGGAGCGCGGAATCGGTCGCCACGCGCCGCGCCACTAGACTGCGGGCCGTGGCCCGAGTCGTCGTAGCTGTCATGCCGAAGCCCGAGATCCTCGACCCCCAGGGGAAGGCCGTCCAGGGCGCACTGCCCCGGCTGGGCTTCGCCGGCGTGACCGACGTCCGCCAGGGCAAGCGGTTCGAGATCGAGTTCGAGGGCGAGGTCACCGACGCGATCCTCGCCGAGGTCGACAAGATGGCCGAGACCCTGCTGTCGAACCCGGTGATCGAGAACTACACCGTCACGGTCGAGCAGGGCGTCGCGCGGTGAAGGTCGGCGTCGTCACCTTCCCCGGCTCGCTCGACGACGTCGACGCGCAGCGCGCGGTGCGGATCGGCGGCAACGAGGCGGTCGCCCTCTGGCACGGTGACGCCGACCTCAAGGGCGTCGACGCGGTCATCCTGCCGGGCGGCTTCTCGTACGGCGACTACCTGCGCTGCGGGGCCATCTCCCGGTTCGCCCCGGTCATGGACAAGGTCGTCGAGGCCGCCGGCGCGGGCATGCCGGTCCTCGGGATCTGCAACGGCTTCCAGATCCTCTGCGAGTCCCACCTGCTGCCCGGCGCGCTGATCCGCAACGATCACCGCAGGTTCGTGTGCCGCGACCAGCTGCTGCGCATCGAGAACAACCGGACCCCCTGGACCT
This region of Nocardioides sp. L-11A genomic DNA includes:
- the purS gene encoding phosphoribosylformylglycinamidine synthase subunit PurS, which translates into the protein MARVVVAVMPKPEILDPQGKAVQGALPRLGFAGVTDVRQGKRFEIEFEGEVTDAILAEVDKMAETLLSNPVIENYTVTVEQGVAR
- the purQ gene encoding phosphoribosylformylglycinamidine synthase subunit PurQ — translated: MKVGVVTFPGSLDDVDAQRAVRIGGNEAVALWHGDADLKGVDAVILPGGFSYGDYLRCGAISRFAPVMDKVVEAAGAGMPVLGICNGFQILCESHLLPGALIRNDHRRFVCRDQLLRIENNRTPWTSAYAAGQEIRIVLKNGEGGFVADAETLARIEGEGQVVARYLEVNPNGSLDDIAGVANERGNVVGLMPHPEHAVEELTGSGLDGLGFFTSLVETAFA